The stretch of DNA GGCTCGCGTGGCAGAGGATCGCCTCCGCCTTCTTCCCGACGGTCGCGCCGATGTCGACGTAGACCCCCGGCTCGAGCGAGCCGGAGAGATAGGCGAAGGCGGGCGAGAAGGCGCTCCCCTGCTCGGGGAAGTAGAGGGGGGAGCCGGCCGCCGGGCAGGCGGCGTCGAGGGCCGCCGCGCCGACCACCCGGTGGTCGCGGTGGTTGTAGTAGTGCTCGCCGAAGAACAGCGCGAGCGGGTCGGGGCAGACGACGACCTCGGGGCGCAGGCGGCGGATCAGGCCGACGAGGCGCGCCCGCAGCTCACGGTCGTTCTCGACCTCCCCGTCGGGGTAGCCGAGCTCTTCCACCCCGGCGAGGCCGAGCACCTCCGCGGCCGCGGCCACCTCGAGGTGGCGGCGGGCGACGAGCGCTCCCGGATCGGCGGCCGGCTCCGAGCTCCCCTTGTCCCCCGAGGTGCAGATCACGAGGTGCACGGGCGCGCCCGCCTGCGCCCAGGCCGCGAGCGTCCCCCCGCAGGAGACGTCGGCGTCGTCGGGGTGCGCGTAGATCGCGAGCGCGCTCGTGGGCACCGCGGAGAGCAGCTCGGCCGCCACCGGGT from Acidimicrobiales bacterium encodes:
- a CDS encoding PIG-L deacetylase family protein encodes the protein MAAELLSAVPTSALAIYAHPDDADVSCGGTLAAWAQAGAPVHLVICTSGDKGSSEPAADPGALVARRHLEVAAAAEVLGLAGVEELGYPDGEVENDRELRARLVGLIRRLRPEVVVCPDPLALFFGEHYYNHRDHRVVGAAALDAACPAAGSPLYFPEQGSAFSPAFAYLSGSLEPGVYVDIGATVGKKAEAILCHASQLGETGEWFREVVSDRAEQAGRAAGVPYAEAFRRIRIAS